In the Breoghania sp. genome, GCACCGTAGAGATGTGGACGCCCGCCTTCTCGAAGAGGCGGCCGCCGGTCATCATCGACATTTCTCCGCCGCCGCCCTTGGCGCCGGAATGGTCGGTGCGTTCCCACAGGTCGCGCTTGAACCGGGCGGCGGGCAGATCGCCCTGCGGCCCGCCGCGTGTGCCAACCTCGTCTTCCAGTTCCTCAAACATCGCGCAGATCTTGTCGCGCAGGCTGCGGAACCACGCCGCCGCCTCCTGCTTCTTGTCCTCGATACCCTCAGGGATCGGACCGCCGCGTTCGCTCATGTTCCCTCCTGTAATTCCCTCGCTCCAAGCTTTATGGGAATTGCGCGGTCTGTCGCAAGGCCTCTCCGGTCACCATGGCGGCGGCCAGGGCAATGTTGAGAGAGCGGGCGGGCGGTCGCATGGGAATGATCAGGCGCGCGTCTGCCGCTTCATGAACCTCCGGCGGCGCGCCCGCGCTTTCGCGGCCCATAAGCAGGATGTCTGAGCTTTCAAAGGCAAAGTCTGTATAGGCGGTTGCGGCGGCTGTGGTGAGCAGCAACAGCCTGCGGCCTTCCGCCTTGCGCCAGCTTTCGAAGGCAGCCCAGTCGAGATGGCGCTGCATGGCGGCCTGATCGAGATAGTCCAGCCCTGCGCGGCGCAGGTTCCTGTCAGACAGCGCAAATCCGGCCGGCTCGATCAGGTGAACGCTCAGGCCCAGACAGGCGGCCATGCGCAAAATGGTGCCGGTGTTTTGCGGAATGTCCGGCTGGTAGAGCGCAATATCCGGCATGAACCCGTTCTCCCGGCAGTGCTTTGTTTCAAAAAGGTGGACGCGCCGGTTGGGCGATTGATCCCTGACCTTCGGGAATTATCCTCAGCCTTCAGCTTCCGCGGCCCGATTCGGTGTTTCTCAAAGCCGCAGGTGAGGGGATAGCGATGTTCTCCTGGTTCGAAAACCTTCTGAAGCCGTTTGACGCGCAGCCGGTGGAGTGCCCGCCCGACAATGTGCGCGCCTTCTATGTCTATTTCCTCAAGCCGCTTTGGAAACTGCTGACGGTCACGTTGGTGATCTCGCTGTTGGCGGCCCTGGCGGAAATGGCGCTCTTCGTCTTCATGGGGGATCTGGTCGACCTGATGAATGCGAGCGGGCCTGAGGCCTTCTTTTCGGAAAACGGCGTTACGCTTCTCGTGATGGCGGGTGTTGTGCTGGTGCTGCGCCCGGTGCTGTCGATCGCCGCGCGTAGCCTGACGAGCCTGACGCTCGTGCCGGGGCTGACGGCGCTCGTGCGCTGGCGCAATTTTCGCTACGTGCAGCGCCAGAGCCTTTCGTTCTTTCAGGACGATTTCGCAGGCCGTGTTGCCCAGAAGGTGATGCAGACCGGGATGGCGGTGCGCGAAAGCGTGGTGAATGTGGTCGATGGCATCTGGTTCCTGCTGATTTATCTTGCCGGAACACTGGCACTGTTTGTTGGTCTCGACTGGCGCATGAGCTTGCCGCTCCTTGTCTGGATAATCGGCTATGGCGCGACGATCTGGTTTCTCGTGCCGCCTGTCCGGGCGCGCTCGGCTGAGGTGGCGGAGGCCAATTCCTCGTTGTCGGGGCGGGTGGTGGACAGTTTCACCAACATCCAGGCGGTCAAGCTCTTTTCCGACAGCGAGCGGGCGGACGCCTTCGTGCTGGAAGGCTTCGAACGCCAGCTTGCCGCCATGCAGCGCCTTATCCGGGCGATCATGAACATGACGGTCAGCCTGACGGTGCTGAACAGCGCGCTGATCTTTGGTGTGGCGGCCTTGTCGTTATGGCTCTGGAGCGTGGGAGCGATCAGCGTCGGTGCGGTGGCGCTGGCCAATGGTCTGTCGATCCGGCTCAACCAGATGTCGGGCTGGATCCTGCGCACGGTGACCTCGCTGTTTGAGAATGTCGGTACGGTGCAGAACGGCATAGAAACCCTGGCGCGTCCGACCAGCGTGGTGGACAGGCCCGGGGCAGGGGATCTTGTCGTGACGCGTGGCGAGATCCGGTTTGAGCGAATCGGTTTCCACTACGGCAAGACGGGCGGTGTCATTGACGATCTGTCACTCACGGTGAAGCCGGGGGAGAAGGTCGGCGTCGTCGGACGGTCGGGGGCTGGCAAGTCCACCCTGGTGAACCTGCTCCTGCGTTTCCATGACCTGGAGAGCGGTCGCATTCTGATCGACGGGCAGGATATCGCCGGGGTCCGGCAGGAATCGTTGCGCCGCCATATCGGCATGGTCACGCAGGACACCTCCCTGCTGCACCGTTCGGTGCGTGACAACATCGTCTACGGTCAGCCGAACGCCGACAGCGAGGATGTTGCGGAAGCCGTTCAGCGTGCGCAGGCGGAGACCTTCATTCCCGATCTGCGCGACCGGGCGGGACGCACAGGCTATGACGCGCTGGTGGGCGAGCGCGGGGTGAAGCTTTCCGGCGGCCAGCGCCAGCGGATTGCCATCGCCCGCGTGCTCTTGAAGAACGCGCCGATCCTGGTGCTCGACGAAGCGACATCCGCGCTCGATTCGGAGGTGGAAGCGGCCATCCAGGAGCAGTTTCGCGCCCTGATGGATGGCAAGACGGTTCTGGCCATCGCGCATCGCCTGTCCACCATCGCGGCGATGGACCGGCTCATCGTGATGGATGGCGGGCACATCATCGAGGAAGGCACCCATGGGGAGCTTTTGCAAAGGAATGGGCTCTATGCCTCGCTTTGGCAGCGTCAGTCGGGTGGATTCCTGATGGCGGATGCGCAGGCGTGACACGCGTGGTGTGGCAGAATGTCTCTCGACAGTTTTTCCACTGGTGTGAGCCGGTCTCTTGAATTGTTATAAAATGCGGCGCAGGTTCGCTCTGGCGGGCTGAGCCGTTCATGTCTTGATGGCAAGAATTGGGCCTTTAACGTAAGGCCCATCTGGACAACGGCTGGGAAGGGTGCAAAAAGACCACCCGCTTGGGAATGTGCGGCTTGGCCGCAGGAGGCGCCAAGTGAAAGCGCGGGAGCCGTGGCGTTTCTCAACTAGAGGCGGACGCGGGGCGTTGTAAAAGCTGGCGCTGCCACATGTATGGAGAGGATCAGACCTTGGGTACGACGGAAATGGGAGAAGCGACCCGCCGCGATTTCCTCTATATCGCGACCGGTGCCGTAGGGGCTGTCGGCGTGGGGGCATTGGCTTGGCCGTTCATCAATCAGATGAATCCGGACGCATCCGCTCTCGCGCTGGCATCTGTTGAGGTGGACGTTTCCAACGTCGCCGAAGGACAGCAGATCAAGGTGATGTGGCGCGGCAAGCCCCTCTTCATCCGCAACCGCACCGACAAGGAAGTCGAAGAGGCGAATGCGGTTGATCTCGCGGAGCTGCGCGATCCGCTGGCCCGCAATCTCAATCTTGCAGCCGATGCGCCTGCCACGGACAAGAACCGTGCTGCGGGAACCGACGGCAGCGAAAAGCTTATCATCATGGTTGGCGTATGTACCCATCTGGGCTGCATCCCGCTGGGCGAAGCCGGCGATTTCGACGGCTGGTTCTGCCCGTGCCACGGGTCGCACTATGACACCGCCGGCCGTATCCGGAAGGGTCCCGCCCCGGAGAACCTTCTGATCCCGCCCTATGAATACACTTCGGAAACGGTCGTTAAGATCGGCTGACGCACGAGTTGCGAGGAGGAAGCACCATGGCCGGACATTCGACCTACGTGCCGCAGACCAAGGCTGCCCGGTGGCTGGAACAGCGCCTGCCGATCATCAGCCTTGTGCGCGGCAGCTTCGTTGATTTCCCGACGCCCAAGAACCTGAACTACTGGTGGACGTTTGGCGGCATCGCCGCCGTTATCCTGATGGCGCAGATCATCACCGGCGTCGTTCTGGTGATGCACTACACGCCACATGTGGACATGGCGTTCAATTCCGTCGAGCACATCATGCGCGATGTGAATTACGGCTGGATGATGCGCTATCTGCATGCCAACGGCGCGTCGATGTTCTTTATTGCCGTCTACATCCACATCTTCCGCGGTCTCTATTACGGTTCCTACAAGGCGCCGCGCGAAATCTCCTGGATCCTCGGCGTCGTCATCTTCCTGCTGATGATGGCAACCGCCTTCATGGGCTACGTTCTGCCCTGGGGCCAGATGTCCTTCTGGGGCGCGACGGTGATCACCAACCTGTTCTCCGCCATCCCGCTGGTCGGCGAGGCCATCACCCACTGGCTGTGGGGCGGTTTCGCGGTCGACAACCCGACGCTGAACCGCTTCTTCTCGCTGCATTACCTGTTGCCGTTCATGATCCTCGGCGTGGTCCTGCTGCACATCTGGGCCTTCCACACCACGGGCAATAACAACCCGACCGGCGTGGATCCCAAGTCGGAGAAGGACACGGTTCCCTTCCATCCGTATTACACGATGAAGGATCTGCTCGCGATCGTGGTGTTCATGCTGCTTTTCGCGTGGTTCACCTTCTACCTGCCCAACTACATGGGGCACCCGGACAACTACATGGAGGCGGATCCGCTGGTGACGCCTGCGCATATCGTTCCGGAATGGTACTTCCTGCCGTTCTACGCGATCCTGCGTGCCATCCCCGACAAACTCGGCGGTGTGTTGGCCATGTTCGGCGCCATCGCGATGCTGTTCATCCTGCCCTGGCTCGACACCTCGCGTGTGCGTTCCGCCACCTATCGCCCGGCCTATCGCATCTTCTTCTGGCTCTTTGCTGTGGATTGCGTGGTGCTCGGCTGGCTCGGCTCGCGCCCGGCGGAAGGCGGATACGTTATCGCCTCGCAGCTTTGCACGGCCTATTACTTCGCCCATTTCCTGATCTTTCTCCCGCTGCTCGGCTTCATGGAGAAGCCCGCGCCGCTGCCGGCCTCCATCAATGAGGCGGTTCTGGAGAAGAATGGTTCTGCTCAGCCCTCAGGTGCGGTTTCCGCGCCCGAGACCCGCGGCTGACGGACGGAAAGACGAGAGGAAGATTTAGCCATGAAGACCCTCATCGCCACGTCCGTCCGCGCAGCCGTAGCCGCCGCATTTGTTGCGGGTGCTGCTCCGGCCTTCGCCGCGGGGGACCAGCCTCATGTGGAACGTCAGTCCTGGACCTTCTCCGGGCCGTTCGGCTACTACGACAAGGCCCAGCTGCAGCGCGGCTTCAAGGTCTATCGTGAGGTTTGCTCCAGCTGCCACAGCCTGAACCTGGTTGCCTTCCGCAACCTCGGTGAGGATGGCGCGCTGGGCTACAACGAAGACCAGATAAAGGCGCTGGCCGCGGAATACACCGTGGAAGACGGCCCGAATGACGAAGGGGACATGTTCGAGCGGGCGGCCAAGCCGTCCGACCGGTTCCCGGCGCCGTTCCCGAACAAACAGGCGGCCCAGGCCGCCAATGGCGGGGCCTATCCGCCGGATCTGTCCTTGATTGCCAAGGCCCGTGCGGTTGAGCGCGGCCTGCCGTGGTTCCTCTTCGACGCCATCACCCAGTATCAGGAACTGGGGCCGGACTATCTCCATGGCCTTCTGACGGGCTATTCGGAAGATATCCCGGAGGATGTGGAGATCCCGGAAGGCAAGTACTACAACACGGGCTTCATTGCCGGCCACGCGATCGGCATGCCGCCGCCGCTTTCCGAGGATCTGGTGGAGTACACCGACGGGACGCCGCAGACGGTGGATCAATATGCCACGGACGTCTCCGCCTTCCTGATGTGGGCGGCCGAGCCGAAGCTCGAAGAGCGCAAGAAGATCGGCTTCCGTGTCATGATCTTCCTCGTGATCTTCGCCAGCTTGCTGTATTTCACGAAAAAGAAGATCTGGCGCAACGTGGCTCACTGAGCCGTTTGCCCACGGATTTGTTAAACGCCGCGCGAGCAATCGCGCGGCGTTTTCGTGTGCGATGCGTAAAACCCCACGTTGACAAAAGGCTGCTGCGGGACATGCTGCTTACATGGCGGCTTGAAGGGGGTCTTGATGACGAAGTCTGTGCTGGGCGTGGTTGGCGGATCGGGCATCTATGAGTTGCCTGGCCTGGAGAACGCCGAATGGGTGAAGGTCGAAAGCCCCTGGGGGGAACCGTCAGACGAATTGCGGATCGGCGAGATTAACGGCCTCAAGGTCGTATTCCTGCCCCGCCACGGTCGCGGCCACACATACGCGCCCAACGACATCAACTTCCGCGCCAATATCGATGCGATGAAGCGGGTCGGCGTCACGGACCTGGTATCGGTTTCCGCCGTCGGTTCGCTCAAGGAGGAACTGGCTCCGGGCACATTCGTGCTGGTGGAACAGTTCATTGACCGCACCGTGACACGCCCCAGCAGTTTCTTCGGCGCGGGCTGCGTGGCCCATGTCTCCATGGCCTATCCGGTCAGCCCGAAGCTGGTGGACATTATCGAGGGGGCCGCGCGGGCGGAGGATATTCTCTACCGCCGTGGGGGCACCTATCTGGCGATGGAGGGCCCGCAGTTCTCCTCGCTGGCCGAAAGCCATCTCTACCGCTCATGGGGGTGCGATGTCATCGGCATGACCAACATGCCCGAGGCCAAACTCGCCCGCGAAGCGGAGATCTGTTACGCAACGGTGGCCATGGTCACCGATTATGACAGCTGGCATCCGGATCATGGTGAGGTGGATATCACCATGATCATCCGTGTCTTGAAGGAAAATGCGCATAATGCGCAGCGCCTTGTTTCGCGGATCGCGCGGGATTTTCCGCGTGAGCATCCTGTCTGCCCCATCGGCTCCGACACGGCTCTTGAACATGCTCTGATGACGGCCCCCGACAAGCGCGACCCAGACCTCCTCCAGAAGCTCGGCGCCATTGCCGGGCGCGTCTTGAACCGCGATAACGGCTGATTGCCCGCGCTTTGAATGAAAGGACACGAACGATGACCGATGTCACCGTTGCAGAAGAACTCGCCGCGGCGATCCGCAACATCCCCGACTATCCCGCCAAGGGGGTGATGTTCCGCGATATCACGACGCTGCTTGGCAATGCCAGGGCGTTCCGCATGGCCGTCGATGCGCTGGTGCAGCCCTGGGCGGGGCAGAAGATCGACCAGATCGCAGGCGTGGAAGCGCGCGGCTTCATTCTGGGCGGGGCCGTGGCCCATCAGCTCTCCGCAGGCTTTGTCCCGATCCGCAAGAAGGGCAAACTGCCCTGGAAGACCGTTTCTGAGGCCTATTCGCTCGAATACGGGCTGGATGAGGCCGAGATTCACGAGGATGCCATCGTGCCGGGTCAGAAGGTCATCCTGTGCGATGACCTGATTGCGACCGGCGGAACGGCGACCGCAGCCATCAAGCTGTTGCGCAAGGTCGGAGCCGAAGTTGTTGCCGCCTGTTTCATCGTCGATCTGCCGGATCTAGGTGGTGCGGAGAAGATCAAGGATCTGGGCGTGCCCGTACGCACGCTCGTGACGTTTGAGGGCAAGTAGGCTCACGTCCCTCCAATCGGCCCGCGATACAGGGCATTGCAATGAAAAGGGGCGCTTCATGGCGCCCCTTTTTTTCTATTTCCGGCACCCGACCAGGACGCGTGCGGTGAATTCGAAAACTCGTTCGCCATGCTGGTTCACGCCTGCGTTTTCGCTGGTCACGATGCCCCAGCCCGGCCGCTTCGGCAAAAGCTCCTTGCGCACCGGCTTTGTCGAATAGCTGATCGTGTCGCCGACATAGACGGGCCTTGTCCATTTCATGTTCTCAAAGCCGGGCGAGGGGCCCATGTGGCTGCCGTCACGATCCGGGTCTGCCGCGAACTCCCTGTTGCGCTTTTCGATCACCAGCTTCATCCAGATGGCGGCCGTGTGCCAGCCGGAGGCACAAAGCGCGCCGAACTGGCTCCTGGCGGCGGCCTCTTCGTCCGTGTGGAAGGACTGGGGGTCGTATTTGGCGGCAAAGGCCTTGATCTCTTCAGCGGTAAAGGTGTGGGCGCCGATTTGGTTTTCCACGCCGAGCTCGATGTCCTCGAAATGTCTCACGCCGTCGCTTCCCTGCATTCGAACATGATCGGGTTTTCCTGCACCATGACCACTTCAGCCTTCTGATTGGTCAGCGTGATGCGGAACGTGACGATGCCCATTTGGGGTTTCGACGAGGAGCGACGCGCGGAGAGAACCTCCACGAGCCCGGACAGGGTATCGCCTGCCAGAACCGGTCGGCGCCACTGGACGGAGGTGATGCCCGGCGAGCCCATGGACGCGGAATCCTTGAGGAAATCGTCGAAGATCATGCGCATGGTCACCGCGCAGGTCATCCAGCCCGAGGACGCAAGTCCGCCAAGGATTGAGCGGCGGCCCGCCTCTTCATCGAGATGAAACGGTTGAGGGTCGAACTCGCTCGCGAATTCGATGATCTCCGCCGCATCAATGGTGCGCGACGCAAGGGGGATGATTCCTCCGGGAGAGAAATCTTCAAAGTAACGCTGAGTGCTCATGAGGGAAGTTATTTGCAGATTCAAGCAGGCCTGTCGAGAGACGAAGTCCGGGGCGGTGAACCCTGCGGGATCTGCCGCAAAGGCGGGCGTAAAGGAGGTAAAATAAAAAGCCCGTTCGGGCGTTGGCATATGGCTAAAATGCCAATATAATAAGGGCTCATTCAACGTAAGAAATAGGTTTATGCAGCCGCCTCCCGCGGATGTATGAGGCTGTTTTGTGTCTTTAATCCTGAGAGGTTACAGAGAAATGATCAGTCCTAAGCCGCTGGAAACAGCGGAGCAGATTTCGGATATTGCTTTCGCGTTCATGGGTTCGAAGGCGTTGTTTACCGCGCTGCATGTTGGACTGTTCACGGCTTTGGCGGATGAAGGGGCCGGGTTGGACGAGGTTGCTGAAAAGACCGGGCTGGATCCCGATCGCGCGACCACGTTGTTGACCGCGCTTTCGAGCCTGGGGCTCGTGGATCGTGACGGGGGCACCTACCGCAACTCGCCTGCCGCGGAAGCCTTTCTGGTCAATGGGCGCAAATATGATTTCGGCGACTACCTTCGCCTGCAGATCGACAAGCAGATGTACCCGTTCCTGACGCAGCTTGAGGGCGCACTGACCGGTGAGCTCGATCCCGAGCAGGTTTCCTCCTATGCAGACTGGTTCTCCGATCCCAAGGAGGCGCGGCTCTATTCGGAGAGCCAGCATGCCGGTTCGCTGGGGCCGGGCCGCTCTCTCGCCCGCACTGTGGATCTTTCGGCAGCCCGCAAGATGCTTGATGTGGGCGGCGGTACGGGGGCCTTTTCCATCTCGTTGTGCAAGGCCTATCCGGAACTCACATCCACGGTTCTCGACTTCCCGAATGTGGTGAAGGTGGGCAAGGACTTCGTCGCGGCGGCGGGGTTGTCCGAGCGCATCAGCTTCCAGGGTGGCAATGCGCTTGAAAGCCCATGGCCGAAGCCCGTCGATGTTGTCTTGATGTCCTATCTCTTTTCTGGCGTTCCGGGGGAGGCCATTCCGGGGCTTGTCAGCGGTGCCATGAAGGTTCTGAACCCCGGCGGGCATTACATCGTCCATGATTTCATGGTGGAGGACGACCGGACCGGGCCGAAGCTGGCCGCGCTCTGGCAGCTTCAGCATGTGGCGTTCAATCCGACGGCCAAGTCGATCACCGGTGGTTTTGTCCGCCAGGAGATGGAAAAGGCAGGCTTCGTCGACGTGGAAGTCTCCGAAATGATCCCGGGCATGACCATGATGGTGCGCGGGCGCAAGCCGGAAGCCTGATCGGCTTTCTGCAAGAAGATGTTGAGAGCCCGGCGGCAAGCCAAGCCGCCGGGCTTTGGTTGTTCAGGGCGCCAGCAGCACGCCCCACATGAAATCGAACTTGATGGATCCGTCCAGGACGCCGGGAATCTCGTTGCCGGTGGGGTTGTAGGGCAGCATGGCGGTTGCGGCCTTTGTGGGGGCGCCATTGGCGCTGAAGGACGCGTAGTTGTGGCAGGAGATGCAAGAGGACGCCGCAATGGCGCCGCCTCCGGTGATGCCTTCAATGACCGAGTTGCCGAGCACCGACGGCGTTCCGTCCTCGGCGGTGAAGGTCACTTGCGTGGATTTCATGCAGTAGTTGCGCCAGACGGGGTCAAGCCCTGCCTCCTCCATCAGGTCCAGCAGGGCCGG is a window encoding:
- a CDS encoding tRNA (cytidine(34)-2'-O)-methyltransferase — protein: MPDIALYQPDIPQNTGTILRMAACLGLSVHLIEPAGFALSDRNLRRAGLDYLDQAAMQRHLDWAAFESWRKAEGRRLLLLTTAAATAYTDFAFESSDILLMGRESAGAPPEVHEAADARLIIPMRPPARSLNIALAAAMVTGEALRQTAQFP
- a CDS encoding ABC transporter ATP-binding protein; protein product: MFSWFENLLKPFDAQPVECPPDNVRAFYVYFLKPLWKLLTVTLVISLLAALAEMALFVFMGDLVDLMNASGPEAFFSENGVTLLVMAGVVLVLRPVLSIAARSLTSLTLVPGLTALVRWRNFRYVQRQSLSFFQDDFAGRVAQKVMQTGMAVRESVVNVVDGIWFLLIYLAGTLALFVGLDWRMSLPLLVWIIGYGATIWFLVPPVRARSAEVAEANSSLSGRVVDSFTNIQAVKLFSDSERADAFVLEGFERQLAAMQRLIRAIMNMTVSLTVLNSALIFGVAALSLWLWSVGAISVGAVALANGLSIRLNQMSGWILRTVTSLFENVGTVQNGIETLARPTSVVDRPGAGDLVVTRGEIRFERIGFHYGKTGGVIDDLSLTVKPGEKVGVVGRSGAGKSTLVNLLLRFHDLESGRILIDGQDIAGVRQESLRRHIGMVTQDTSLLHRSVRDNIVYGQPNADSEDVAEAVQRAQAETFIPDLRDRAGRTGYDALVGERGVKLSGGQRQRIAIARVLLKNAPILVLDEATSALDSEVEAAIQEQFRALMDGKTVLAIAHRLSTIAAMDRLIVMDGGHIIEEGTHGELLQRNGLYASLWQRQSGGFLMADAQA
- the petA gene encoding ubiquinol-cytochrome c reductase iron-sulfur subunit; this translates as MYGEDQTLGTTEMGEATRRDFLYIATGAVGAVGVGALAWPFINQMNPDASALALASVEVDVSNVAEGQQIKVMWRGKPLFIRNRTDKEVEEANAVDLAELRDPLARNLNLAADAPATDKNRAAGTDGSEKLIIMVGVCTHLGCIPLGEAGDFDGWFCPCHGSHYDTAGRIRKGPAPENLLIPPYEYTSETVVKIG
- a CDS encoding cytochrome b/b6; its protein translation is MAGHSTYVPQTKAARWLEQRLPIISLVRGSFVDFPTPKNLNYWWTFGGIAAVILMAQIITGVVLVMHYTPHVDMAFNSVEHIMRDVNYGWMMRYLHANGASMFFIAVYIHIFRGLYYGSYKAPREISWILGVVIFLLMMATAFMGYVLPWGQMSFWGATVITNLFSAIPLVGEAITHWLWGGFAVDNPTLNRFFSLHYLLPFMILGVVLLHIWAFHTTGNNNPTGVDPKSEKDTVPFHPYYTMKDLLAIVVFMLLFAWFTFYLPNYMGHPDNYMEADPLVTPAHIVPEWYFLPFYAILRAIPDKLGGVLAMFGAIAMLFILPWLDTSRVRSATYRPAYRIFFWLFAVDCVVLGWLGSRPAEGGYVIASQLCTAYYFAHFLIFLPLLGFMEKPAPLPASINEAVLEKNGSAQPSGAVSAPETRG
- a CDS encoding cytochrome c1, whose protein sequence is MKTLIATSVRAAVAAAFVAGAAPAFAAGDQPHVERQSWTFSGPFGYYDKAQLQRGFKVYREVCSSCHSLNLVAFRNLGEDGALGYNEDQIKALAAEYTVEDGPNDEGDMFERAAKPSDRFPAPFPNKQAAQAANGGAYPPDLSLIAKARAVERGLPWFLFDAITQYQELGPDYLHGLLTGYSEDIPEDVEIPEGKYYNTGFIAGHAIGMPPPLSEDLVEYTDGTPQTVDQYATDVSAFLMWAAEPKLEERKKIGFRVMIFLVIFASLLYFTKKKIWRNVAH
- a CDS encoding S-methyl-5'-thioadenosine phosphorylase, which codes for MTKSVLGVVGGSGIYELPGLENAEWVKVESPWGEPSDELRIGEINGLKVVFLPRHGRGHTYAPNDINFRANIDAMKRVGVTDLVSVSAVGSLKEELAPGTFVLVEQFIDRTVTRPSSFFGAGCVAHVSMAYPVSPKLVDIIEGAARAEDILYRRGGTYLAMEGPQFSSLAESHLYRSWGCDVIGMTNMPEAKLAREAEICYATVAMVTDYDSWHPDHGEVDITMIIRVLKENAHNAQRLVSRIARDFPREHPVCPIGSDTALEHALMTAPDKRDPDLLQKLGAIAGRVLNRDNG
- a CDS encoding adenine phosphoribosyltransferase codes for the protein MTDVTVAEELAAAIRNIPDYPAKGVMFRDITTLLGNARAFRMAVDALVQPWAGQKIDQIAGVEARGFILGGAVAHQLSAGFVPIRKKGKLPWKTVSEAYSLEYGLDEAEIHEDAIVPGQKVILCDDLIATGGTATAAIKLLRKVGAEVVAACFIVDLPDLGGAEKIKDLGVPVRTLVTFEGK
- a CDS encoding MaoC family dehydratase, which translates into the protein MRHFEDIELGVENQIGAHTFTAEEIKAFAAKYDPQSFHTDEEAAARSQFGALCASGWHTAAIWMKLVIEKRNREFAADPDRDGSHMGPSPGFENMKWTRPVYVGDTISYSTKPVRKELLPKRPGWGIVTSENAGVNQHGERVFEFTARVLVGCRK
- a CDS encoding MaoC family dehydratase, whose amino-acid sequence is MSTQRYFEDFSPGGIIPLASRTIDAAEIIEFASEFDPQPFHLDEEAGRRSILGGLASSGWMTCAVTMRMIFDDFLKDSASMGSPGITSVQWRRPVLAGDTLSGLVEVLSARRSSSKPQMGIVTFRITLTNQKAEVVMVQENPIMFECREATA
- a CDS encoding methyltransferase — its product is MISPKPLETAEQISDIAFAFMGSKALFTALHVGLFTALADEGAGLDEVAEKTGLDPDRATTLLTALSSLGLVDRDGGTYRNSPAAEAFLVNGRKYDFGDYLRLQIDKQMYPFLTQLEGALTGELDPEQVSSYADWFSDPKEARLYSESQHAGSLGPGRSLARTVDLSAARKMLDVGGGTGAFSISLCKAYPELTSTVLDFPNVVKVGKDFVAAAGLSERISFQGGNALESPWPKPVDVVLMSYLFSGVPGEAIPGLVSGAMKVLNPGGHYIVHDFMVEDDRTGPKLAALWQLQHVAFNPTAKSITGGFVRQEMEKAGFVDVEVSEMIPGMTMMVRGRKPEA